A region of the Deltaproteobacteria bacterium genome:
GGATCAAGGTATTTTGATGGTACCCGAGTCCGAGGATCCGATTGTGGCGGCCCGAGGAATGTTGAAGGGTTCCGGAATATTGAAAGCCTATTCGAAAGAAAAAAGACGCGAAAAACAAAGGGAGAATAAGAGAATTGCAAGGACCAAATAGCTTTGTCCTCGATAGTTATGCCTTAATTGGATATCTCGAAAATGAATCTTTTTCTGGCCAGATCCAGCATGTTCTCACTCAGGCAAAGAATGGAGCCTCTCGCCTATATATCCACGCAATTCATATAGGTGAGGTTTATTATATTACATTGAGGGAACAAGGCAAGAGTTTGGCAGACCTAGCCTACTCCAGAATTAAAGCTTTGCCGATAAAGCTGATCGATCGCATAGATGAAGAACTTCTTCTGGCAGCTGCCGGTCTTAAAGCAAGGTATCCTATTTCGTATGCGGATTCCTTTGCTGCGGCTTTGGCGATGATCAAGAGCTGTCCCCTTCTAACAGGAGACTCAGAATTCAAATCGCTTGAAAAACAAGGAATAATCAGCATCAAGTGGCTTATGTAGACCCTGACGTTGCAAAAGTCGAGGATGCCGCAGATTCAAGGCGGCCCATGCGACAGGCTCAGGGTGAGGCTGTAGTCGGCTACGCCGAACTCTTGCCAACAAAGGAGATGCGGTATCCTCGGCTTTCCCTAAGGGTAAACAACTTGGCTGTTTTTCTAGTTTTCTGCATATCACTCGCAGTGAATTCCTCAAAACTGCTCAAAAAGGCCGCAAAGAA
Encoded here:
- a CDS encoding AbrB/MazE/SpoVT family DNA-binding domain-containing protein, encoding METISSKVTSKGQVVIPKRLREKYGIRSATAIRWIEKDQGILMVPESEDPIVAARGMLKGSGILKAYSKEKRREKQRENKRIARTK
- a CDS encoding type II toxin-antitoxin system VapC family toxin; its protein translation is MQGPNSFVLDSYALIGYLENESFSGQIQHVLTQAKNGASRLYIHAIHIGEVYYITLREQGKSLADLAYSRIKALPIKLIDRIDEELLLAAAGLKARYPISYADSFAAALAMIKSCPLLTGDSEFKSLEKQGIISIKWLM